AAGTTCATGATTGATGAGGAGGTAGTTCTcggaacatttttatttattttttttttgagacagaggagtcttgtcctgtcacccaggctagagtgcagtggcacaatctgggatcttggctcaccgcaatctctgcctcctaggcccaagcgatcctcctacctcagcctccgcagcagctgggactacaggtgcaagtcaccacacctgactaatttttgtagagaccaggttttgccatgttgcccaggttggtcttgaactcctgagctcaagtgatccgcccaccttggcctcccaaagtgctgggattacaggtgtgagccactgtagccGGCCTCGGAACACTTCTTAATGGAAAAACATTGTTTCCCCTGGAAGTAATTTCTTTTCTATCAGAATAAGCCACCATACAGATTAAAGGAAAAGGGTAAACTCTTTTAACCCAGGGGAAGTCCCCATCTTGATTTTGCTACAGCAGACAATGGTACCAGCATCCTCAGACTTAGGCTCAGAACTTCAGGGTCAACTTTGACTTCTCCCTCCGTATTTACCATTTTCTTTAGAATATCCAGTTAAATAACAAAGATGCTTTGCAATGTCTCCCCTCAGCCACCACTGGGGGGTCAGGCACACCCTGCATCTGGGCCCTGTAACAGCCTCCCAGGTCTCCCTTGCCTTAGACTCTCCCTTCTGCCCCAACTCACACAGTGCTGGCAGGTTAACCATCCTCCTGGAACACCGTTCTCATCAGAACTTTCACACGGGCAGCGGCTTCCCTCAGATAAAATCCTGACACAAGACATAACCCCATCCATGATTTGGTGTCACTTCTGAACAGCCAGCTCTCAAGTCACTTTTGTGCACACACCCTGCTTCAACAAATGGGCTTTCTCACTGCCCTTCAATGGCTTCATCCATGGTTGTTCAGGAatgttctttctctctgccttacAAATCCTACCTATCTTCTAAGGCCCAGTTCAAACGCCCCAAGTTTGAGGTCTCCCGCTCACCTGAGCTCCTGCAGCACTTCCTGTccacaccactccagcctggccctgTTACTCTTTATGCATCCGTTTCACCTGTTCAGCGCGATGGCCAGTTTCTGGCAGGCCTAATCACTGGCTTAATTCTCTCTAAGCACATAGCATGGTGTCTTACTGAATATAATCTGTGGGTCACTTTGCTGACTGAGGAAGACTCAACAACACAAAGGAGAGTTGTGTAAGGCCCCACTGACACGGACTAGCACCTGAAGGGTGAGGATGAGCCCACGCTGCCTCCTTTAGGCAGCTGCCCCCAAACCAGGAGGGAGGTGTCATCACAGAACCTGGAGCTTGTGCCTGCTCGCCTCAGAGGCTGAGACATGCTGTTCTCACGGGTGGCAATTTCACTGACTTATTAGAGGATCGTTCTTAGCCCTTGAAAACCACACACAAATACTACAGGAAAAGAGGCTACGATGGCCCACAGTAGAGAGCTCAGGATTTAGAGTCAAACAAACctaggtttgttttttctttcttttttttttttaattgcagctccagctcaaaggaaaacaaaaactagatTTGAATCTCCGCTTTACCACTAGGCTGCATGACTAGGGGAATGTCACTTAGCACCTAGGAGCCTTGGTTTCATCACATTGGAGGGCTGGTGTAAGAAtcaaatgataaaatgttaagTGCAACCAGGCACAATGTCTGGGTGCAAATGGTTGCATGACAATGGAGGTTTCTTTACATTATGACAAGTACTCGGCATTTTAAGTGACAAAGCGTCCTTTAGGTAGAGACCATGTATTTCTAGTGATCAATTCAGATTAGTAAGAGTTTCCCTAGAAGAATCTTTTTCCTGATATTTCCTGATTTCCCGGCCTAATCCAGTGCTGTGCAAAAGAACCGTGACAGATGGGGAAAATGGTTAATAATATTTGGCTTCTCAATCAGcacattcttttcaacaaataaggaaaatgggagaaggaaatagaataaatgtattaaaagagAAGTACATCCACTGTTACCATCGATTTTATTAGCAAGCCTCCTAAGTTACAAGCAAATGTGAGGGTAGCGACGTGGTACGTCTTCGTGGCCTGGTGCTGTGGGCAGGACACAGGGCTCAGAGTCAGAGTGTAGTTCTAGGGCCATGTTACTTAAATTCTTATAATCAGCTTTaccatctttttaaataaaaaaaagatgaggggGAACAGGATACAGGCAGCCATCCTCTCACAGTTGGTGGTTTCGTGTACATGAAATAAGTTCCTTGGCAGAGCTGAGAACCGAAAAAGGCTTCCTTCCGTGACTGAAAGTGTTTACCAGCTGCAGCAGGAACTGTGGGCCTGTGATTTAGCTGAGAAACTCATGATGTAGCTGGAGAGAGAAGTCCAGAGCTGTGACTTTGCAAATAATTCCCAAATGATATCAGTGTGGCCCTGACTACAAGTCTCTGGTGAGTAAAGAAAAATACCTAGGGGCTCCTCAGGGAATATTTCAAGTAAAAGGGAGCTAACTGGGCCATGTATGCTTTGGCCTGGCCAGAGCTGTGGAATAAGAGTCTTATGAGGTGGAGAGAAATGCAGGAGCAACGTGCAGGCAGAGCTGGAGATGGCAGGACGCCAGAGAGCAGCATCATACGAGGCCTGACAGGGACGGAGGCCAATGCCGGGATCGAAGGGCAACGAGGCTTGCCAGGAACAGTGGCGTCGGCTTCAATCCAGAGCCGAAGAGTTCCGATTTGATCTGATGTGATAGGCAAATGGGAAACAGCTTTGTAAACAGGGCCATGATGTGAGGAAATGGTATTCTCAGACAGACGGACCTGGTCACAGTGGTGTGCAAGACAGGCTGCAAGGGAGAGAAAGAACAGTCTGGAaggctggctggggaggccaaCCCAAGCTAGGTTGCCAAGGACTAATGAGGGTGGCCTGGATGTTAatgcagagggagggagaggagttGGAGGTGGCCCAGAGGATGAGTCTAAGAAAAGCCCCGCCTGGCAGTGCCGAGGGAGGCAGAAGCCGCGCTGGCCAGGTGGCAGGTGTGGGGGCCAATGTTCAGATAACTGAGCAAGTAATGAAAGGAAAAAGGGCCTTCTGCGTTTGAACCACCTCAACTGTAAAGCCATCTGGTATTCTCTGGGAGCAGGGGAGGTTAGGACAGCCCAGTGAACAATGTGGAGATAAGCATTCATGAGCTGCTCTTCCTTTCTTCAGATTTCAGCACTTCTGCAGTGACTTACTAGGCAAAGACTTCTACATTTTTTGGAATCATTTCTGTGTACTCTGGGGTAACGTTCTATGAAAAATGTCAGTGACTGGAGCACAACAGCATCCTTCACTGATCTGCCCAACATCAGAAAAGCCAAATAATGCGGTTCCTATGTTCCCTTCTGAGATACGTTATTTGTTACTAGCGTCCATGAAAGGGCATAGCCTCTGCCCCTAGAGCAGCTGGTGACCTGAAGTGGGACACTACTTTCTAGAGAAGGGCTGGGACAGACAGAGCCAAAGGGTGGGTCAGGGAAGGCCACATGATGCCGCCCGACCCCGGGCATGGCCTTGTGACGTATACCCGGCACACCCGGCTCCACGTGGGAAGTCAGGGGTGGGACGCGGATTTGGTTGGCTGCAGTGGCTACTACAGGAATGAGAGTGGAGAAAGTTTAGAGGGTACCTTCAGGTCTAGGCTTGTGATCCAAGCAACTGCTAAGGAACCCTGCCATTGCCTAAGTCATCATCGATTTTTAAACTGGACTCATACCAAGCAGCACATGCTGACGTTCCAATTTTCCAGTCAGACATGCAACAGACAATGACTAGCAACTGAGCTCACCTTTACTGTCAGGATGCCTGGCATGTTTCACACTTTATTTCGTAGCCAAtcttaatgggaaaaaaattcacTACATGTTGATAATAAACAGGTTTTGTGTCACCTCAAGGGAATGATCCACTACAAGCACTGAGCTTACTGGATATGAAGtactagaaatgaaaaagcagagagaaagaataGAAACCGGAAAACCTCGAGGAGGGGTGAAAGGTCATCTGTGAGGGACAAGAATATTGGagaagaaacagcaaagatgacAGATCCACAGCAGGGATTCCCAATCCTGGTTTTGTAAGAGCCCAAGTATTATACCGACTACCTCAGAAGTCGAAGAATTCTCAGAAATTCAAGGAAAAGATAGCTTTACATCAGTTTAGTTTAAAATATGCTGTTAGGAAACgttaagaacaaagatacaaacGTTGGTCAATCTGTGGCCAAGGTACTGAAACTTCAGAAAGATTGGGAATGACTGGATTAGGAGAAGACAATCATTTTAATCattgaatttatatttatgtaaacatAAATGGCTGACAAATATCAGTATTCTCCatcataaataaaatctttttctgggaaagattttaaaagatttcccTTGGATGGTTGttccagcaaagaaaacaatgtaGACAGGTTTCTCCTTCCCACTTCTGTGAACAGATAACTAAGCACtgaaccccaccccaccccatacTCAATCCAGTTCCTAATTAGTCAGGCTTTCCTGTAATGGGCCCCCGAAGAGTCAGAAGTAAGGCTCCCCGGTTCCTGAGGGATAAGTTACGACATATACTTGACTTTCCATTCCTGGAAAGGGTGGAGAAGTGCAGAACAAGTCCCAGCACAGACCTATAAACCCCTCCCTTGCAATACGCCTGTGATTGAGTGCCTGGTTGAAATTGTGCAAGTTCAGAAATCACCACTTGAAATGCAAGtacagaaaactgagaaaatcAGGAACATCTCGTTTAAaacattcatccatcctttttttttttttgagacagagtcccactctactgcccaggctagagtgcagtgtcatgatctcactgcaacctctgctttccacgggcaagggattctcgtgcctcagactcccaagcagttgggattacaggtatgcatcaccacgcccaacgaatttttgcatttttagtacagacagggttttaccatgttggccgggctggtcttaaactcctgacctcaggtgatccgcccacctcagcctcccaaagtgctgggattacaggcgtgagcgccTAGGCCCATCCATGATTTTTATAGCCAAATTATAATTCAAAAATAACTGCAGTTTAAGAAAGACAGAAATGCAATAGATAACTCCCAACATCCAGTTAAGCAACTTGGCACTCACACAGCTTCCATTCCCATTACCTGCTTCTCTGCTGCTTTTTCTCCTACCTGGATACCCCACAATCCCTCTGCCCCAGTGAGAACGTGAGTCAGAGGCCTTGGGCGATCATTCCGGATCAGGGACCAGCAGTGCAATGCAGCAAGTCACTGGTGGGCAATGATGGCAGACTCTGTGAGACCAGGGACAGATGTGCTAAAGTTTTGGGTAAGTGTGGGAGCACCATAAAAAGTAATgggccggtggctcacacctgtaatcccagcactttgggaggccaaggcaagaggattgcttaagcccaggagctaccagcctgggcaacgtggcaaaaccctggccctacaaaaaaacacacaaaaaaattagctaggcatagtggcacactcctgtagtcccagctactccagaggctgaggtgggaggatcgcctgagcttgGGAAGTCAAGACTACATgaaccgtgattgcaccactgtactctaacctggacaacagggagactgtctcaaaaaaaaaaaaaacaggccataCAAATCCATCGTTTTTATTTCCATGCCATCTTTATTTGATCCTTTCACTCTGttttttcagtttaaatattAAGTGTCCCTATCAACTGAGGTACTTTTGTGGTTATTCAAAGCCTCAGGACTGTCCCTTCTCTTCTGAGGAGCTCTAAGCTACCTTACAAGATGTGTGAATGAACAGTTGCAGGCATCTGCCTGAACCACCTCCTGCCTCCATTATTGTCCCTCCTCCCTATTCTGAAGGGGCCAGGGGTCTTAAATTTTAAGGTTTTtgacaaaaaaagttttatttaaccTATTAAAATAACCTATGTTAAATTggttaaataaaacttttaaaacgtAGGTTAAAGAAAGTCAGCCAAGTTCACAATACTCAAATGAAAATTGAGGCAGCTGAAAAATGGCAATTTCGTTCCTCATTTTCATTGTTAAGTATTCcaacagaaaattagaaaaacactGCATATAAGTGCGAGCTAATCTGTTTgtctatatatttcttttaaaatcaaatgtaatAAAGATATATGCAGTAAAAATAGCAGCATTCGTTTCTACGATGACTGCAACCctggtttaaaagaaaagataatgaaaCGTTTTTGCGCTATACTACTGTTAAGAAATGGAAAGCGAAAAGGCAGTGATCTGACCATGCTTGAGAAATTCCAAAGGCTTTCAAAAATATCAGAATAACATGGAAACTAATTCTGGATGTGCTAATTACATAACACAACCTTGCAAACAAGTGCACAAAACTAAATCTTAATTTCCTAACCATTTTACTCTTCCTCATAGTGACAGCTTGGGAgttaaaagtaatgaaataacCTTATCCTTTTCAACCGGCAAATTTTCTATGTAGCTGAGTGACCAGCTTTATACCCCACGCAAGGTACCTTTTCCTAAGCCAGGGAAGAGCGCCCTCGAATGTTATCGACATCACCTTAAGAATGTAAAacagggaaaggaggagggcaAAAGGGTGATTTGTAAGGGAGAAGAGTAACAGAGTAGCTGTTGCAAGTTTAGTCATTGCAGTTTGCTTAGAATAGCTGTTGGAAGTATAGAGGAAACATGGGTAAGTGAAAATAGCATATTTAACATACAATCAATCTCCCCAACAATTCCAAAGCCAATTTTTATAAAGGAATAAATACTCTTGTTAAATACTATTCTAACACTAGCAGTACATTCCCCACCATTCTCTCTATGTCTAAGTCCTGTTTAATCACAATCACCACAGACCAGTGTGGggactgtgaaaatggccatgttACCTGTCCTTTTCCACAGTGACGGGAGTAGGATAGGACTGGTTGCTTTTATTGCCAGTGCCCAACTGCCCATAAGAATTGGCGCCCCAAGCATACACTTGGCCTTCATCTGTTAATACTAATGTGTGTGCGTAGCCACAGGCgacctggaaggaaaaaaatccactCAGGACTGCAAACAGAAGTCATTATTTCACTGCTTCCGCAAAGTAggttaagaaacaaaaatgaaaaaaagaaagaggcagcCTACCCGTAGAGGCAAGCATTAAGTTAACCAACACCCTTCCAGAACACGTGGGCCAGAACTGCAGTAAGACTGTCATGAGTCCCCTGGCGTGAGCACCTGCCTCAGTTCACTGGAGCTTTAATGCTCACAGAAATCAAGGGGTACGAGGGGAATGTCAGAAACGacacttgtattttttaaataattattttcttttttgattataaAAGTAAACCAGGttcaatttgaaaaatatagaaaaatataattataaaagttcTCTGAAGATCAGaggcttttttttctatttctatttagaCATAGAGATATGCACCTATAGCATTTTTTTTACTGACCATGTTGTATAAGCAGTTCTGTATCTTGCTTCATTTTATTAGACATTACACATAGCAGTTTCCCATAtcattaaaaattctttgtaTACATCATCTCCAGCATATACACTTGGCATAATTTAGCTAATCATTAACTTATGATTTGATTAGTAAATTCTGTTACACctattgttttttattaaagttatcatatatacatatatatatatatatcttcttaaCTAATTCTGTAAGAGAGTTACAGGAACTGTTGGTTCCTCAGGGAAATTCCCTAGGAGTAGAACTACAGGTCAAAGGATAGAAAGGCTTTTAAGGCTCTTGTACACCCTGCCAAAGCTTCCTCAGGAAAGCttataacaatttatattccAAAAGGTATGTGACAGTGCCCTGGAACAGAAATTTTCTGAACATCTGCAATTTAATTCAAGGAAAAAGAgatttaacctttattttaatgAAGACATCCAAGCAGCTAAACTTTTCATCCTGCCAAGAAAtctatgtttttaatatattgataTCTTTGCCAGTGAAGACTTAAAAATACACGCACACAAACTGACAGTGGACGTACCCGCTGGACACGGATGCCTTGCAAAGCTGCCACTCTGCAAGGGGTTGGCTGGTTGCCACTGCTGCCAAGTCCAAGCTGCCCGTTTCCATTATAACCCCAGACATAGACCTGAGAGAAAATGACACCCTCAATCCTCTCAAGAGGTAAACAGCCAGCAAGTTGTCTATTATGTGGGACATACCATACTAGCACGAGACTGATGTGGCAAACAGGGTTTTTAAGCAAGATGTAAAATAACTTCCTTACCTCCCCCGTGTCCACTACCGCCATGCAGCACATCTGCCCACATGCTATGGTCACAACTACTTTATTCTGTAGGCAGCCAGTGACTCTTCGAGGGATTGGCTGATTAACTGTTGATCCAGATCCTACCTGCCCAGAGTTATTATAACCCCAGGCAAATACCTGTTTAAAGGAAAGACCAGTAAATGAAACACATTAATTTATAAAGTGTCTCAACTGGACACTGACATGTACTTGTGGCACCGAGTCTTCCCTCTCAAAGTGCTTCAGATCTATAAATCCTTACAACACAGGCAGAGAAGTGTTTACAAAATTCATTCTTACACAACGTAcatgattttataaaattaggTGGTTGGTGTTATCTATATGAACAGTAATAATTGCTATTAAATAACACATAACACAAAAGTATCTACTTTGCCCTAGCCATCTTTTTCAGCATTTGGGGATTTTTCTTATTGCAAATAACCTCTTTACTACAGCAACAGAGAAGGAACAACACCTCCTTTTAAATTTTGCAATTATGGAAGACCTTACTACGTACAGATAAATGTCACAACATCAATACCCTGACTGTGAATTGCTACCAAAAATAAGGCTGAATTTGAGGGAGGTTATTTTAATCAGATGATTGTATTTCCAGGACTACTATAGAAGTCTACATAatcttattgaaaaaaatcaatgagctTTATGCTGACTATTCTCACCTCTCCATCAGATGTTAGCACCAAAGAATGGTAAGACCCACAGGCAACTTCAATGACTTGTTTGTTTGACAAATTAGTTGAGATTTGACAGGGCACTAAACCATGATTAGTTGTCCCATTGCCCAGCTGGCTATAAGCATTATGACCCCAGGTAAAGACTTCTCCTtctgcaaataaaaagaaagacaaccAGCTTTTACGACATCTACTtcattatacaaaaatatatgtagcACAGCTTCCACAAATGAAATCTAAAAATTCAGGTGCAAAAAACTAATCAACTTCCCCATTCCACCAAAGTCATTTACAAAAGAATCTATTTGGAAAGTATAAACTGCATTCTACCTCAAAGCAACAAGGTGAAACTTAAATGCACACAGTTATAATAACgggaaaataagtttttaataaaCAGCAGAGAAAAGGCTGCTGGGAGTAATAGCAAAAACATCAGAATGAAGTCAAAAGATTATAAGGCCACTTAACTCCCCTGGGTCttaatttccttatctttaaaataatcaccaagttgattttttaaaatctttgttattACTTATTACATAGCATAATACACAGAAAAGTTCATAAAACATGTATGTACAGTCACGCACTACTACTTAAGAAATATAACCTTATAATCACCCCCCAAAAGGCCCTCATGTATGCATCTTGCAtacaaatttttagtttttcctgattttgaaatttaaataaatggaatcatacagtatgtactcatttcatctgtattttccaGCATGTTGTCTCTTTGTGCTATATTCTGAATAATGACTTCTGATCTATCTTCCAGTTTACTAATTTTACTAA
This genomic window from Macaca fascicularis isolate 582-1 chromosome 17, T2T-MFA8v1.1 contains:
- the RCBTB2 gene encoding RCC1 and BTB domain-containing protein 2 isoform X6, with the protein product MEEELPLFSGDSGKPVQATLSSLKMLDVGKWPIFSLCSEEELQLIRQACVFGSAGNEVLYTTVNDEIFVLGTNCCGCLGLGDVQSTIEPRRLDSLSGKKIASLSYGSGPHIVLATTEGEVFTWGHNAYSQLGNGTTNHGLVPCQISTNLSNKQVIEVACGSYHSLVLTSDGEVFAWGYNNSGQVGSGSTVNQPIPRRVTGCLQNKVVVTIACGQMCCMAVVDTGEVYVWGYNGNGQLGLGSSGNQPTPCRVAALQGIRVQRVACGYAHTLVLTDEGQVYAWGANSYGQLGTGNKSNQSYPTPVTVEKDSYIMSFSAKSQAHSSCCSW
- the RCBTB2 gene encoding RCC1 and BTB domain-containing protein 2 isoform X5, which encodes MSALPSDLELSNPREKLTKPVQATLSSLKMLDVGKWPIFSLCSEEELQLIRQACVFGSAGNEVLYTTVNDEIFVLGTNCCGCLGLGDVQSTIEPRRLDSLSGKKIASLSYGSGPHIVLATTEGEVFTWGHNAYSQLGNGTTNHGLVPCQISTNLSNKQVIEVACGSYHSLVLTSDGEVFAWGYNNSGQVGSGSTVNQPIPRRVTGCLQNKVVVTIACGQMCCMAVVDTGEVYVWGYNGNGQLGLGSSGNQPTPCRVAALQGIRVQRVACGYAHTLVLTDEGQVYAWGANSYGQLGTGNKSNQSYPTPVTVEKDSYIMSFSAKSQAHSSCCSW
- the RCBTB2 gene encoding RCC1 and BTB domain-containing protein 2 isoform X9 is translated as MEEELPLFSGDSGKPVQATLSSLKMLDVGKWPIFSLCSEEELQLIRQACVFGSAGNEVLYTTVNDEIFVLGTNCCGCLGLGDVQSTIEPRRLDSLSGKKIASLSYGSGPHIVLATTEGEVFTWGHNAYSQLGNGTTNHGLVPCQISTNLSNKQVIEVACGSYHSLVLTSDGEVFAWGYNNSGQVGSGSTVNQPIPRRVTGCLQNKVVVTIACGQMCCMAVVDTGEVYVWGYNGNGQLGLGSSGNQPTPCRVAALQGIRVQRVACGYAHTLVLTDEGQVYAWGANSYGQLGTGNKSNQSYPTPVTVEKDRSNRNSSALD
- the RCBTB2 gene encoding RCC1 and BTB domain-containing protein 2 isoform X7 → MSALPSDLELSNPREKLTKPVQATLSSLKMLDVGKWPIFSLCSEEELQLIRQACVFGSAGNEVLYTTVNDEIFVLGTNCCGCLGLGDVQSTIEPRRLDSLSGKKIASLSYGSGPHIVLATTEGEVFTWGHNAYSQLGNGTTNHGLVPCQISTNLSNKQVIEVACGSYHSLVLTSDGEVFAWGYNNSGQVGSGSTVNQPIPRRVTGCLQNKVVVTIACGQMCCMAVVDTGEVYVWGYNGNGQLGLGSSGNQPTPCRVAALQGIRVQRVACGYAHTLVLTDEGQVYAWGANSYGQLGTGNKSNQSYPTPVTVEKDRSNRNSSALD
- the RCBTB2 gene encoding RCC1 and BTB domain-containing protein 2 isoform X10; protein product: MLDVGKWPIFSLCSEEELQLIRQACVFGSAGNEVLYTTVNDEIFVLGTNCCGCLGLGDVQSTIEPRRLDSLSGKKIASLSYGSGPHIVLATTEGEVFTWGHNAYSQLGNGTTNHGLVPCQISTNLSNKQVIEVACGSYHSLVLTSDGEVFAWGYNNSGQVGSGSTVNQPIPRRVTGCLQNKVVVTIACGQMCCMAVVDTGEVYVWGYNGNGQLGLGSSGNQPTPCRVAALQGIRVQRVACGYAHTLVLTDEGQVYAWGANSYGQLGTGNKSNQSYPTPVTVEKDRSNRNSSALD
- the RCBTB2 gene encoding RCC1 and BTB domain-containing protein 2 isoform X11, yielding MLDVGKWPIFSLCSEEELQLIRQACVFGSAGNEVLYTTVNDEIFVLGTNCCGCLGLGDVQSTIEPRRLDSLSGKKIASLSYGSGPHIVLATTEGEVFTWGHNAYSQLGNGTTNHGLVPCQISTNLSNKQVIEVACGSYHSLVLTSDGEVFAWGYNNSGQVGSGSTVNQPIPRRVTGCLQNKVVVTIACGQMCCMAVVDTGEVYVWGYNGNGQLGLGSSGNQPTPCRVAALQGIRVQRVACGYAHTLVLTDEGQVYAWGANSYGQLGTGNKSNQSYPTPVTVEKDSLSCTPL
- the RCBTB2 gene encoding RCC1 and BTB domain-containing protein 2 isoform X8, with the translated sequence MSALPSDLELSNPREKLTKPVQATLSSLKMLDVGKWPIFSLCSEEELQLIRQACVFGSAGNEVLYTTVNDEIFVLGTNCCGCLGLGDVQSTIEPRRLDSLSGKKIASLSYGSGPHIVLATTEGEVFTWGHNAYSQLGNGTTNHGLVPCQISTNLSNKQVIEVACGSYHSLVLTSDGEVFAWGYNNSGQVGSGSTVNQPIPRRVTGCLQNKVVVTIACGQMCCMAVVDTGEVYVWGYNGNGQLGLGSSGNQPTPCRVAALQGIRVQRVACGYAHTLVLTDEGQVYAWGANSYGQLGTGNKSNQSYPTPVTVEKDSLSCTPL